The following proteins come from a genomic window of Pyxidicoccus sp. MSG2:
- a CDS encoding aldo/keto reductase: MKYTNLGRTGLRVSRICLGCMSYGTPTWRPWVLDEEAAQPFFRRAVELGINFFDTADMYSMGVSEEVTGRALRRYARMDEVVIATKVYFPMGDGQNLRGLSRKHIVQGCEASLKRLGVEAIDLYQIHRMDPNTPLEETLSALDQLVRQGKVRYLGASSAYAWQFARALGVADLHGWSRFVSMQGHYNLVYREEEREMLPLCESEGIGVIPWSPLARGLLAGSRKSLDDRSSTARAKSDTFSGQLYDQPGDWEVAEATQKVAAARNVPPAQVALAWLLSRPQVTAPIIGATKPEHLEDAVRAVDLKLAPEELKALEAPYKPHEVRGM, translated from the coding sequence ATGAAGTACACCAACCTGGGTCGCACCGGCCTGCGCGTGTCCCGCATCTGCCTGGGCTGCATGAGCTACGGCACGCCTACCTGGCGCCCATGGGTGCTGGACGAGGAAGCAGCGCAGCCCTTCTTCCGCCGTGCGGTGGAGCTGGGCATCAACTTCTTCGACACCGCGGACATGTACTCGATGGGTGTGAGCGAGGAAGTCACCGGCCGAGCACTGCGCCGCTACGCGCGCATGGACGAGGTGGTGATTGCCACCAAGGTCTACTTCCCCATGGGCGACGGGCAGAACCTGCGCGGCCTGTCGCGCAAGCACATCGTCCAGGGCTGCGAGGCGAGCCTGAAGCGGCTGGGCGTGGAGGCCATCGACCTCTATCAAATCCACCGCATGGACCCGAACACGCCGCTGGAGGAGACGCTGTCCGCGTTGGATCAGCTCGTGCGCCAGGGGAAGGTGCGCTACCTGGGCGCGTCGTCCGCGTACGCGTGGCAGTTCGCACGGGCGCTGGGCGTGGCGGACCTGCACGGCTGGTCGCGCTTCGTCTCCATGCAGGGCCACTACAACCTCGTCTACCGCGAGGAGGAGCGGGAGATGCTGCCCCTGTGCGAGTCCGAGGGCATCGGCGTCATCCCCTGGTCTCCGCTGGCGCGTGGCCTGCTCGCGGGCTCGCGCAAGTCGCTGGACGACCGCAGCTCCACGGCCCGCGCGAAGTCGGACACCTTCTCCGGCCAGCTCTATGACCAGCCCGGAGACTGGGAGGTGGCGGAGGCCACGCAGAAGGTGGCCGCCGCGCGCAACGTGCCGCCCGCGCAGGTGGCGCTGGCGTGGCTGCTGTCGCGGCCGCAGGTGACGGCGCCCATCATCGGCGCCACGAAGCCCGAGCACCTGGAGGACGCCGTGCGCGCGGTGGACCTCAAGCTGGCCCCCGAGGAGCTGAAGGCGCTCGAGGCGCCCTACAAGCCCCACGAGGTGCGCGGCATGTGA
- a CDS encoding patatin-like phospholipase family protein, translated as MKRLLRVTLLAVLMVGAASCRRSGSALRHAPERTCVVLSVGAARGLAHLGALDALMERGVRIDCVVGNSMGALVGSLHASAPGEDMRTRYRAFFRQYAHETEHEAKKRGAVGAAVGLLAVLISGGALAPALAAGALGAAGGAASVPELSHERFTQVLERFHHGARIEELPVPFATFYQEPTGEGLHRVAATQGSVAEAVASSAANPFLFEDATLQRIDPGADRVSAVPVHDACELFPRSRLIAINVTDEPAFYRSDLDCEVREIRVDMTGTPVEAFQGAGEAFESAWRAGHDAVIRALDDGQW; from the coding sequence ATGAAGCGGCTCCTGCGCGTCACCCTGCTCGCCGTGCTGATGGTGGGAGCGGCCTCCTGCCGTCGGAGCGGGTCGGCGCTGCGTCATGCGCCGGAGCGCACGTGTGTGGTGCTCTCCGTGGGGGCGGCGCGCGGGCTGGCGCACCTGGGAGCGCTGGATGCGCTGATGGAGCGCGGCGTGCGCATCGACTGCGTGGTGGGCAACAGCATGGGCGCGCTGGTGGGCAGCCTCCATGCCTCCGCGCCCGGGGAGGACATGCGGACCCGCTACCGGGCGTTCTTCCGCCAGTACGCGCACGAGACGGAGCACGAGGCGAAGAAGCGCGGCGCGGTGGGAGCGGCGGTGGGGCTGCTCGCGGTGCTCATCTCAGGCGGTGCGCTGGCGCCGGCGCTCGCGGCGGGGGCGCTGGGCGCGGCGGGAGGCGCGGCGTCGGTGCCCGAGCTCAGCCATGAGCGCTTCACCCAGGTGCTGGAGCGCTTCCACCATGGGGCGCGCATCGAGGAACTGCCGGTGCCCTTCGCGACATTCTACCAGGAGCCCACGGGCGAGGGCCTGCACCGGGTGGCGGCGACGCAGGGCTCCGTCGCGGAGGCCGTGGCCTCCAGCGCGGCGAACCCGTTCCTGTTCGAGGACGCAACGCTGCAACGCATCGACCCGGGGGCAGACCGGGTGTCCGCGGTGCCGGTGCACGACGCCTGCGAGCTGTTCCCGCGCTCGCGGCTCATCGCCATCAACGTCACCGACGAGCCCGCCTTCTACCGTTCCGACCTGGACTGCGAGGTGCGGGAGATTCGCGTGGACATGACCGGCACGCCCGTCGAGGCGTTCCAGGGCGCGGGCGAGGCGTTTGAATCAGCATGGCGCGCGGGCCATGACGCCGTTATCCGCGCGCTCGACGACGGGCAGTGGTGA
- a CDS encoding glutathione S-transferase domain-containing protein, with translation MPTVLEELARPVIFGRSSSHFTRITRIFAAELGVDYDLRVVRDLMSSNVEDYGGNPALRIPSLQTSRGVWFGALNICRELWRQSGRKPRVVWPEDLDVPVLANAQELASQAMATEVSLVMAKVGGGGDGAHQAKMRTALLNMMAWLEENVGAVLAALPPQRDLSFLEVTLYCLVTHLEFREVLPTAPYSELTRFCQQFATRASVGATAFRFDP, from the coding sequence ATGCCAACTGTGCTCGAAGAACTCGCCAGACCTGTCATTTTCGGCCGCTCCAGCTCCCACTTCACGCGCATCACCCGCATCTTCGCCGCGGAGCTGGGCGTCGATTACGACCTCCGCGTGGTGCGAGACCTCATGTCCTCCAACGTGGAGGACTACGGCGGCAACCCCGCGCTCCGGATACCGAGCCTTCAGACGTCCCGAGGTGTCTGGTTCGGTGCGCTCAATATCTGTCGCGAGCTGTGGCGGCAGTCGGGCCGCAAGCCCCGCGTGGTCTGGCCGGAGGACCTCGACGTACCGGTGCTGGCCAATGCGCAGGAGCTCGCATCGCAGGCCATGGCGACGGAGGTGTCGCTGGTCATGGCCAAGGTGGGGGGCGGCGGGGACGGTGCGCATCAGGCGAAGATGCGCACCGCACTGCTCAACATGATGGCGTGGCTGGAGGAGAACGTGGGGGCCGTCCTCGCCGCGCTCCCGCCGCAGCGGGACCTGAGCTTCCTGGAGGTCACGCTGTACTGTCTGGTGACGCATCTGGAGTTCCGGGAGGTCCTGCCGACGGCCCCCTACTCCGAGCTGACCCGGTTCTGTCAGCAGTTCGCGACGCGGGCATCTGTCGGTGCGACTGCGTTTCGATTCGACCCTTGA
- a CDS encoding M23 family metallopeptidase, giving the protein METLAVLGIIATTLFGASPARADHAAMMQPASGRVSYVVGGCPSDPRPTHMGIDIAGPGGAPIVAAYDGVVTTRVVDFGTSGYGNHVIITHPSGYTTLYGHMQQAPAVALNQPVTKGQTIGLVGHTGNSFGDHLHFELKRNGANIANQGYSCGQTVTRGYAIPMDFPGLQSNTTRTIHETAVHGDAWKKLSTGQQISSSVFTTVKMGTGWGDILSSSGGYLWHTLVSGGRWVTLNSGLSLNATSMSAVDVGQASPQILAVEDARLMHVWGDSNGWHKGWTGINTTGKVSAVVMANNTIQAMINQGGTLYQVWTGGGAWHIASTGKPVGDAFEAVYMGGSAPQVMTVMNGQLHQIWATSTEWVTMSTGIVIAPGATLSALNMGGGWPQVFTAEAGNLYQTAVMNGSWTRMATGTPASGPIDAVYLGGGEQPRVYTAE; this is encoded by the coding sequence ATGGAGACCCTGGCAGTGCTCGGGATCATCGCGACGACGCTCTTTGGCGCGTCGCCGGCTCGGGCCGACCATGCGGCGATGATGCAGCCGGCCTCGGGGAGGGTCTCGTATGTCGTTGGCGGCTGTCCCTCCGACCCCAGGCCGACGCACATGGGAATCGACATCGCGGGCCCGGGGGGCGCGCCCATCGTGGCCGCGTACGACGGCGTCGTCACCACGCGCGTCGTCGACTTCGGCACGTCAGGCTATGGAAACCATGTGATCATCACACACCCGTCCGGCTACACGACGCTCTACGGGCACATGCAGCAGGCTCCGGCCGTCGCATTGAACCAGCCCGTGACGAAGGGCCAGACGATCGGCCTCGTCGGCCACACCGGTAACTCCTTCGGAGATCACCTGCATTTCGAGCTCAAGCGGAACGGGGCGAACATCGCGAACCAGGGTTACTCGTGCGGCCAGACAGTCACGAGGGGTTATGCGATCCCCATGGACTTTCCCGGGCTCCAGTCCAACACGACAAGGACGATCCACGAGACGGCGGTACACGGTGACGCGTGGAAGAAGCTGAGCACGGGGCAGCAGATCTCCTCGAGTGTCTTCACGACCGTGAAAATGGGGACGGGATGGGGTGACATCCTCAGCAGCTCCGGCGGCTACCTCTGGCACACGCTCGTGAGCGGTGGACGGTGGGTCACCCTCAACTCCGGGCTCTCCTTGAACGCCACGAGCATGTCCGCTGTGGATGTCGGGCAGGCTTCGCCGCAGATCCTCGCGGTGGAGGATGCCCGGCTCATGCACGTCTGGGGCGATTCGAACGGATGGCACAAGGGTTGGACCGGCATCAACACGACGGGCAAGGTCTCCGCTGTCGTGATGGCGAACAACACGATCCAGGCGATGATCAATCAGGGTGGGACGCTGTACCAGGTGTGGACCGGCGGCGGCGCGTGGCACATCGCGTCCACCGGAAAGCCGGTCGGCGACGCGTTCGAGGCGGTGTACATGGGGGGCAGCGCACCTCAGGTGATGACCGTGATGAACGGGCAACTCCATCAGATCTGGGCCACGAGCACGGAGTGGGTGACGATGTCGACGGGTATCGTGATTGCGCCCGGCGCGACTTTGTCGGCACTGAACATGGGCGGAGGGTGGCCGCAGGTGTTCACCGCTGAAGCCGGGAACCTGTACCAGACCGCCGTCATGAATGGCAGCTGGACGAGGATGGCGACCGGGACCCCGGCTTCCGGGCCGATCGACGCCGTCTACCTGGGAGGAGGTGAACAGCCCCGCGTGTATACCGCGGAGTGA
- a CDS encoding dienelactone hydrolase family protein — MHFTTERRLDDGVLEREFVVGDVPGILWTPASVPAPLILMGHPGGLRRMHPRLVGRARRSAVDGFASAAIELPGGGDRAPLADLEKARADLHQALANQAPVDEIVDRLVLPLVDRAVPEWQSTLDSLLAQPELRGPVGFSGGPAAIAVRLARVDPRIAAVNLFAGSYVPRAMFEEARRITVPLHVLLQWDDAGNDRQLALDLFDAFGSPEKTLSANMGGHTGVPAFAGEEVARFFTRHLR, encoded by the coding sequence ATGCACTTCACCACCGAGCGACGCCTCGACGACGGTGTTCTCGAGCGCGAGTTCGTGGTCGGTGACGTTCCTGGCATCCTCTGGACACCGGCATCCGTACCGGCTCCGCTGATCCTCATGGGCCATCCGGGCGGACTGCGCAGAATGCATCCGCGACTTGTCGGGCGAGCCCGGCGCTCGGCCGTGGACGGATTCGCTTCGGCCGCTATCGAGCTTCCCGGCGGCGGTGACCGCGCCCCGCTCGCTGATCTCGAAAAGGCACGCGCCGACCTGCACCAGGCGTTGGCGAACCAAGCACCGGTCGACGAGATTGTCGACCGGCTGGTCCTCCCCCTGGTCGACAGAGCTGTCCCGGAATGGCAGTCCACCCTCGACTCGCTCCTTGCGCAGCCTGAACTCCGCGGTCCTGTCGGGTTCTCGGGAGGACCCGCCGCGATCGCCGTGCGACTGGCGCGGGTCGATCCGCGCATCGCGGCAGTGAATCTCTTTGCCGGCAGTTACGTACCCCGCGCCATGTTCGAGGAGGCGCGGCGGATAACGGTGCCGCTCCATGTGTTGCTCCAATGGGACGACGCGGGAAACGACCGGCAGTTGGCGCTGGACCTGTTCGACGCGTTCGGGTCGCCGGAGAAGACATTGAGCGCCAACATGGGCGGACACACCGGGGTCCCGGCATTTGCCGGCGAAGAGGTTGCCCGATTCTTCACCCGACACCTGAGGTGA
- a CDS encoding family 16 glycosylhydrolase — MDKARRELKTDPARGLTVAGQSVYYSLGSPDWTNLTGGPYASATYSYSPPPAGGGPNIELATMNMANWGGAGNWYSAKMRLGVALGFGQYELSIKVGAGSGVTTTFYLSEFNQDQQQEIDFEFAGHCTAGSTPCGTQSVSTNVWWQGKQYVDTATPLWTGTPPNPLPDTTSGWGASVYRYRIDWEPNTVTWSVDLTGTGNNYVVIRSQDMSTVGSYDESLCYAFISFWQGWTPDNSPFLNGADASGNCGASGGCYQAFYFQSLKFTPSTNNQLVALVP, encoded by the coding sequence ATGGACAAAGCACGTCGCGAACTGAAGACCGACCCCGCTCGCGGGCTCACCGTCGCCGGGCAGAGCGTCTATTACAGCCTCGGCTCGCCGGATTGGACCAACCTGACGGGCGGGCCGTACGCGTCCGCGACCTACAGCTACTCGCCGCCGCCGGCCGGGGGTGGGCCGAACATCGAGCTGGCGACGATGAACATGGCGAACTGGGGCGGGGCGGGCAACTGGTACTCGGCGAAGATGCGGCTCGGCGTCGCGCTCGGCTTTGGCCAGTACGAGCTGTCCATCAAGGTGGGCGCCGGGAGCGGCGTGACCACGACCTTCTACTTGAGCGAATTCAATCAGGACCAGCAGCAGGAGATCGACTTCGAGTTCGCCGGCCACTGCACCGCCGGGTCCACGCCGTGTGGCACGCAGAGCGTGTCGACCAACGTCTGGTGGCAGGGAAAGCAGTACGTGGACACCGCGACGCCGCTGTGGACCGGCACCCCGCCGAACCCGCTGCCCGACACGACCTCCGGCTGGGGCGCGTCGGTGTACCGCTACCGCATCGACTGGGAGCCGAACACGGTCACCTGGTCGGTCGACCTCACGGGCACGGGCAACAACTACGTCGTCATCCGGAGCCAGGACATGTCGACAGTCGGCTCCTACGACGAGTCGCTGTGCTACGCCTTCATCAGCTTCTGGCAGGGCTGGACGCCCGACAACTCGCCGTTCCTGAACGGCGCCGACGCGTCCGGCAACTGCGGCGCCTCGGGCGGTTGCTACCAGGCGTTCTATTTCCAGTCCCTCAAGTTCACGCCCTCGACGAACAACCAGCTCGTCGCGCTGGTTCCCTGA
- a CDS encoding FAD-dependent monooxygenase, which produces MHNESGRGVATHNHAVLIAGGGPTGLMLAAELALAGIDVAVVERRVNQELPGSRAGGLHARTIEVFDQRGVAERFLSQGQIMQVAGFSFIPLDISDFPTRHNHGLALRQARIERIMAEWVAELPVTFYRGREVTGFAQDDTGVDVELSDGASLRATYLVGCDGGRSLIRKQAGIEFPGWDASTSFLIAEVEMAEEPAWGIRRGEKGVNAIGKVDDGKRAGVVLVEPQVGDRIEPTLEDLRAALIAVYGTDFGVRNPTWLSRFSDMARQAASYRERRVLLAGDAAHVHAPTGGQGLNIGVQDAVNLGWKLAQVVKGFSPETLLDTYHAERHPIGARVLRLTMAQIALGRGDDRTEALRENMAELLKMEQPRKQYAAMMSGLDVHYDLGAGHPLLGRRMPDLELSTESGPKRVFSLLHEARPVFLNLGGPGAFDLTPWAERVRRVDARYTGAWELPVFGAVAAPSAVLVRPDGHVAWVGDGTDSGLRDALTRWFGPPTPA; this is translated from the coding sequence ATGCACAACGAATCCGGACGCGGTGTGGCCACGCACAACCATGCAGTGCTGATCGCCGGAGGCGGCCCGACGGGCCTGATGCTGGCAGCAGAGCTGGCGTTGGCGGGGATCGACGTCGCCGTCGTCGAGCGTCGGGTGAACCAGGAGCTCCCCGGGTCACGCGCTGGCGGCCTGCACGCCCGAACGATCGAGGTGTTCGATCAGCGGGGTGTCGCCGAGCGCTTCCTCTCGCAGGGGCAGATCATGCAGGTTGCGGGCTTCTCGTTCATCCCGCTCGACATCAGCGACTTCCCGACGCGCCACAACCACGGGCTCGCGCTCAGGCAGGCTCGCATCGAGCGCATCATGGCCGAGTGGGTCGCCGAGCTGCCGGTGACGTTCTATCGAGGGCGTGAGGTGACGGGGTTCGCGCAGGACGACACCGGCGTCGACGTCGAGCTGTCGGACGGCGCCTCGCTCCGGGCGACGTACCTCGTCGGGTGCGACGGAGGTCGGAGCCTGATTCGCAAGCAGGCCGGGATCGAGTTCCCCGGCTGGGACGCGTCGACCAGCTTCCTCATCGCCGAGGTCGAGATGGCCGAGGAGCCCGCATGGGGCATCCGCCGTGGAGAGAAGGGCGTCAACGCCATCGGCAAGGTCGACGACGGGAAGCGCGCCGGTGTCGTGCTGGTCGAGCCACAGGTCGGCGACAGAATCGAGCCGACCCTGGAGGATCTGCGCGCGGCGCTGATTGCGGTCTACGGGACCGACTTCGGTGTTCGCAATCCGACCTGGCTCTCCCGATTCTCCGACATGGCTCGGCAGGCGGCGTCCTACCGGGAGCGACGGGTGCTCCTCGCCGGCGACGCGGCGCACGTGCATGCCCCCACGGGCGGACAGGGGCTCAACATCGGCGTGCAGGACGCAGTGAATCTCGGCTGGAAGCTCGCGCAGGTGGTGAAGGGCTTCTCGCCGGAGACCCTCCTCGACACCTACCACGCCGAGCGGCACCCCATCGGTGCCCGCGTGCTCCGCCTGACGATGGCCCAGATCGCGCTCGGCCGCGGTGACGATCGCACCGAGGCCCTGCGCGAGAACATGGCCGAGTTGCTGAAGATGGAGCAGCCTCGCAAGCAGTACGCCGCGATGATGTCGGGCCTCGACGTCCACTACGACCTTGGTGCGGGGCACCCGCTGCTCGGGCGTCGCATGCCCGACCTCGAGCTGAGCACCGAGAGCGGTCCGAAGCGCGTGTTCTCGCTGCTGCACGAGGCGCGGCCGGTCTTCCTCAACCTCGGCGGGCCGGGCGCCTTCGACCTCACTCCGTGGGCGGAGCGGGTTCGGCGGGTCGATGCCCGATACACGGGCGCGTGGGAGCTCCCGGTGTTCGGTGCGGTCGCCGCGCCCTCGGCCGTTCTGGTTCGGCCCGATGGCCATGTCGCGTGGGTGGGAGACGGCACGGATTCGGGGCTGCGGGACGCGCTCACCCGGTGGTTCGGACCGCCCACGCCGGCGTAG
- a CDS encoding TetR/AcrR family transcriptional regulator, with amino-acid sequence MARTRAFDETVAVRAALGVFWSRGYEATSLADLEAATGLNRSSLYQAFESKRALFSRAVALYLREVITPRLGVFASGAPGLEQVTTYFEALATTMATAPPALTRRGCLLVNTATELAPHDEAAHQAVEDYRTLLHGHLTRALEGAARAGTLPRKTVARRVELLVGAVIGVLVTARVDPAAAARLARATASEAAGWAE; translated from the coding sequence GTGGCTCGCACGCGTGCGTTCGACGAGACAGTGGCGGTGCGTGCGGCGCTGGGGGTGTTCTGGTCCCGTGGCTACGAGGCCACGTCGCTGGCGGACCTGGAGGCGGCGACGGGGCTGAACCGCTCCAGCCTGTACCAGGCGTTCGAGAGCAAGCGGGCGTTGTTCTCGCGGGCGGTCGCGCTGTACCTGCGGGAGGTCATCACGCCCCGGCTGGGTGTCTTCGCCTCGGGCGCGCCCGGGCTGGAGCAGGTGACGACCTACTTCGAAGCGCTCGCGACGACGATGGCGACCGCGCCGCCGGCCCTGACGCGGCGGGGGTGCCTGCTCGTCAACACCGCCACGGAGCTGGCGCCGCATGACGAGGCCGCGCACCAGGCCGTGGAGGACTACCGCACCCTGCTGCACGGACACCTGACGCGGGCGTTGGAGGGCGCTGCGCGGGCGGGGACGCTGCCGCGGAAGACGGTGGCCCGCCGCGTGGAGTTGCTGGTGGGCGCGGTGATTGGCGTGCTCGTCACGGCGCGGGTGGATCCGGCGGCGGCCGCCCGGTTGGCGAGGGCGACGGCGAGCGAAGCGGCGGGTTGGGCGGAGTAG
- a CDS encoding DUF1304 domain-containing protein has protein sequence MSLLAQVFALIAAAIHVLFFVMESILFSQPKVWRRFGLKSQADADVMRPMALNQGFYNLFLALGVFVGVALTYTGAVASGVAAVVFGCACMALAALVLVASNRRFFTASLVQGALPLLALLLIAF, from the coding sequence ATGTCGCTGTTGGCCCAGGTCTTCGCGCTCATCGCCGCCGCCATCCATGTGCTGTTCTTCGTGATGGAGAGCATCCTCTTCTCGCAGCCGAAGGTGTGGCGGCGCTTCGGGCTGAAGTCGCAGGCGGACGCGGACGTGATGCGGCCAATGGCTCTCAACCAGGGCTTCTACAACCTGTTCCTCGCGCTGGGCGTCTTCGTGGGCGTGGCGCTCACGTACACCGGAGCGGTCGCCTCGGGCGTGGCGGCCGTCGTCTTCGGTTGCGCGTGCATGGCGCTGGCGGCCCTGGTGCTGGTGGCGTCCAATCGCCGCTTCTTCACCGCAAGCCTCGTCCAGGGCGCGCTGCCGCTGCTGGCGCTCCTGCTCATCGCCTTTTAA
- a CDS encoding DinB family protein, whose product MTAHTPDAAPPPELESAVRIRAHKQFFRRTLQAFDEQDADFQPRPGMLSVVGHVHHVTAGLELFLAGVFPAMERFKGREWKSRRGEGQAWLGLGPGFTSMEWTKVSNDNLSGGSDTESPLAFALRAFDETMDLAAELYGQLTREEQLLPLPENPIRLRTPQEALEIMIDHTAHHRGALAQYARLLDREPKIPYFEMSEAMHEAQLLAGGHAP is encoded by the coding sequence ATGACCGCTCACACCCCTGATGCAGCCCCACCGCCGGAGCTGGAGTCCGCTGTTCGCATCCGCGCGCACAAGCAGTTCTTCCGCCGAACCCTCCAGGCCTTCGACGAACAGGACGCCGACTTCCAGCCCCGCCCGGGGATGCTGAGCGTGGTGGGCCACGTCCACCATGTCACCGCGGGGTTGGAGCTGTTCCTCGCGGGCGTCTTCCCGGCCATGGAGCGCTTCAAGGGGCGGGAGTGGAAGAGCCGCCGGGGCGAGGGACAGGCCTGGCTCGGGCTGGGCCCGGGATTCACCAGCATGGAGTGGACGAAGGTCTCCAACGACAACCTGTCGGGTGGAAGCGACACGGAGAGCCCGCTGGCCTTCGCGCTCCGCGCCTTCGACGAGACGATGGACCTGGCCGCGGAGCTGTATGGCCAGCTCACCCGGGAGGAGCAGCTGCTACCGCTTCCGGAGAACCCCATCCGCCTCAGGACCCCACAGGAGGCGCTGGAAATCATGATTGACCACACGGCGCACCACCGCGGCGCCCTCGCGCAGTACGCGCGCCTGCTCGACCGGGAGCCCAAGATTCCCTACTTCGAGATGAGCGAGGCCATGCACGAGGCCCAGCTCCTCGCCGGCGGACACGCGCCCTGA
- a CDS encoding FAD-binding protein — MSRSWASTMEAGAVPLPPLDGELLMDAASRTAAAEDFGHIIHRTPWAVLVPGSVKDIVAMVRFARRQGLKIAAARGLGESHSTFGQSQVAAGIVIDMSTLSTIHEICEDSAWVDAGVRWHELLQASLPSGRSPPVFTDYIELSIGGTLSAGGIGGQAFRHGLQVDNVLELDVVTGRGELVRCSRWRERPLFDAVRSGLGQFGIIVRARVRLVDVPPRARTYTALYNDLHRFMEDQRMLIDDGRFDYVEGFAVTSNGGRAYQLEVVKYFTPGSEPNDARLLAGLGFQPGTLQVNDGSYFDFVNRLAPLIELLKQLGIWGFPHPWLDMFVPARAAEAFIQEILAQTTEADMGQGPIIIYPFRSSELTTPFLRTPTDRHVFLFSLLRTAIPPTLENVASLLQKNRAIFDRLTAIGGKIYPVDAVPLSPADWRRHFHPYWERFEHAKRRYDPDRILTPGQGIF; from the coding sequence ATGAGCCGAAGCTGGGCCTCCACGATGGAGGCTGGCGCGGTCCCCCTGCCACCACTGGATGGCGAGCTGCTGATGGACGCGGCGTCGCGGACCGCGGCGGCGGAGGACTTCGGTCACATCATCCACCGCACGCCGTGGGCGGTGCTCGTCCCCGGCTCGGTGAAGGACATCGTGGCCATGGTCCGCTTCGCGCGGCGCCAGGGCCTGAAGATTGCCGCCGCTCGGGGCCTCGGTGAGAGCCACAGCACCTTCGGCCAGTCCCAGGTGGCGGCGGGCATCGTCATCGACATGTCCACGCTGTCCACCATCCACGAGATTTGCGAGGACAGTGCCTGGGTGGATGCGGGCGTCCGGTGGCACGAGCTGCTGCAGGCCTCGCTTCCCTCCGGCAGGAGCCCGCCGGTGTTCACCGACTACATCGAGCTGAGCATCGGTGGGACGCTGTCGGCGGGAGGCATCGGCGGGCAGGCGTTTCGCCACGGCCTCCAGGTGGACAACGTGCTGGAGCTGGACGTCGTCACGGGCCGGGGTGAGCTCGTGCGGTGCTCACGCTGGCGTGAGCGGCCCCTGTTCGACGCCGTGCGCTCGGGCCTGGGCCAGTTCGGCATCATCGTGCGAGCCCGGGTGCGGCTCGTCGACGTGCCGCCCCGTGCGCGGACGTACACCGCCCTGTACAACGACCTCCACCGCTTCATGGAGGACCAGCGGATGCTCATCGACGACGGTCGCTTCGACTACGTCGAGGGCTTCGCCGTCACCTCCAACGGAGGCCGGGCGTATCAGCTCGAGGTGGTGAAGTACTTCACTCCGGGCTCGGAGCCGAACGATGCGCGGCTGCTCGCGGGCCTGGGCTTCCAGCCCGGGACGCTCCAGGTGAACGACGGCAGCTACTTCGACTTCGTCAACCGGCTCGCGCCGCTGATCGAGCTGCTCAAGCAGCTCGGCATCTGGGGCTTCCCCCACCCGTGGCTGGACATGTTCGTCCCCGCCCGGGCCGCGGAGGCCTTCATCCAGGAGATCCTCGCCCAGACCACCGAGGCGGACATGGGTCAGGGGCCCATCATCATCTACCCCTTCCGCTCCTCCGAGCTGACCACGCCCTTCCTGCGCACGCCCACGGACCGGCACGTCTTCCTCTTCTCGCTGCTGCGCACCGCCATTCCCCCGACGCTGGAGAATGTCGCGTCCCTGCTGCAGAAGAACCGCGCCATCTTCGACCGGCTCACCGCCATTGGCGGGAAGATCTACCCCGTCGATGCCGTGCCCTTGAGCCCCGCCGACTGGCGCCGCCACTTCCACCCCTACTGGGAGCGCTTCGAGCACGCGAAGCGGCGCTACGACCCGGACCGCATCCTCACGCCGGGCCAGGGCATCTTCTGA